The Ahaetulla prasina isolate Xishuangbanna chromosome 4, ASM2864084v1, whole genome shotgun sequence genome has a window encoding:
- the LOC131198691 gene encoding transcription factor BTF3-like yields MKETIMNQEKLAKLQAQVRIGGKGTARRKKKVVHRTATADDKKLQFSLKKLGVHNISGIEEVNMFTNQGIVIHFNNPKVQASLAANTLTITGHAETKQLTEMLPSILNQLGADSLTSLRRLAEALPKQSDDGKAPLATGEDDDDDEVPDLVENFDEASKNEAN; encoded by the coding sequence ATGAAAGAAACGATCATGAATCAAGAAAAATTAGCTAAACTCCAGGCCCAAGTGCGCATCGGTGGGAAGGGTACTGCTCGTAGAAAGAAGAAGGTAGTTCACAGAACAGCTACAGCAGATGACAAGAAACTTCAGTTTTCCTTAAAGAAATTGGGAGTACATAACATATCTGGGATCGAAGAGGTCAACATGTTCACCAACCAAGGCATTGTAATTCACTTCAACAATCCCAAAGTTCAAGCCTCATTAGCTGCTAACACTTTAACAATCACAGGTCATGCTGAGACAAAGCAGCTGACTGAAATGTTGCCTAGCATTTTAAACCAGCTTGGCGCTGATAGTCTGACAAGCTTGAGGAGACTGGCAGAAGCTCTACCAAAACAATCTGATGATGGAAAAGCACCTCTTGCTACtggagaagatgatgatgatgatgaagttcCCGATCTCGTGGAGAACTTCGATGAGGCTTCCAAAAATGAAGCAAATTGA